In the Salvia miltiorrhiza cultivar Shanhuang (shh) chromosome 8, IMPLAD_Smil_shh, whole genome shotgun sequence genome, TTGATTATGGCATAAGCATCAGTGCTGGCTGTTCGAAAccaaatcaaacaaataaatccagtaatattattattgtcGAAATTGTTGTTGTAATAAACTGCAGATGTACGTTCAAATTGTCAAGTATGTTTGGCTAAATCGTGACTATCGTATCTAAATCATGGTTACCATGCAAATAACAAGGAAAGGTGATCAAGAATAGATCACCAGGAATGAGATTTTTAATTATCAGATCAGATGATCTTataaaacaaacacacacaaatgAGGGTTAAAGAGATCACATACATAAAAAATCTGTGCTCTCCAAACCATTGGCGTCGACAAGAACAACTTCAAGCGTTCCCTGCGGCATTTGGACTCTGCAGATAtaatacagagagagagagagaggaatttgATATACGAGTGAAAGGTTGTTGTGTCTCGATGATTCCAAAAATTGCGTTCTTCCTactagaaaataaattattattttgattttcaaacaataaaactcttatttaattaCTCACAGGAAAGTCCCTTTTGGCAAATTTATAGCATAATATTCTatttgtgagagagagagagagagatgctcGTTGTGAATGATATGTCTAAAAACATGAAAGGTGGTAGTTAATGCAATTACTACAAAAACCACCATTTTCAAGAATCATATTCATTAAACATACCAAAATTTTATTGGTGTAAACATTAATTCTCTGCCGTCAATCTCCTACATTATTGTAAGTTAGTTACTCCTGACTTCCATGGAAGTTTCTGATCGATCCTAAAATACACCAGTAAAAGACAAGAAGAGATTACACAACAATCATAAtcgtaaataaatatatatataaccacgcAGCAGCAAGAAACACACTGTTTTGCAGCATTAGCAAATATCAAGAGCTACAAAAAGTAATATTCTCATCAAACCTGATCACAGAAACCATCTTAATCCCTTGTTTCTCCTGACATCATTTCAATCTCATGCATCGCCAGATTCTCGTTCAAATCCCCACAGATTCAACGGCTGCAAACTTCTCAAGCTTTGTAAGAGAAAAGTGCAAGTATGAActtgatcatcatcatcatcaattaCTTTTGAGACTTGATTACCTCTCACTGCAACATCATTATCCAATGCAGAAACACTTCCGTGCAGCATCTGGATAGCGCGTTTTCTAATAATAGACGGCACATTACGGTAGCTCGTAGCTGCGATCCTCAGTATGGCCCTAGCTCTGCTGTATGCATCACATGGCGGTTCCTTCACATCCTGTCTTGATCTTGACTGTTCGCATATATAGCTCTCAGTGCTCGGAAACCTACCAGTCGACAAGAAAATATCTAAATCTGCCCACTGAATCGGCAAATAGCATAAGCCTGTGTATGACAACTCTGATGATCTCTCAAGGTTATCATCATTGTCTCGTCTTGGCCTAATTAGATCCCTATTGTTGCATACAAGAGAAGCCTGATGACACGGATCATCTTCACCTAGTGAAGCAAAACCTTGTGTTCGTGTCTTTCTAGTACCATGATTCAAGGCCTTTGACATGTCATCCATAATCATAGTCTTGCTGGAAGTTGATGGCAATGAATTTCTTGCTTCTCCTGAAGCAGATGATAAATTGCTAAGATTTCCAAGAAAAAAATCCATGGAACACAATTCTATATTGCTCCCACTATCCAAATTTGTGGTACTTAGAGTTTGGTTTGCTTCAGTGGAATCTCGAGCAACTCGTTTACTATTGGCTTGCAAAGGAGGTACAGATAATCGAGGATGATTTGCAATGGAGCCACAGGCCGGGTAGCTACAGAGTCTCTTCTTCAGAGAGCAGTTCCAGTGGTTCTTGACTGAGTTCTCAGTCCTACCAGATTCAGTGAGGAAATCAGATACGAATAAAGTCCTAGTTAGGTACACTTGGATCCAAGATTCACCAAAACCATAACACAAAATGCATTGCAAAACACATTTTACAAGCATCATAACCAAATATCAAATTGACATAAGCTGAATTGTTGAGATTCTCGAAAGAAAAACTACCTGCCAGGTAAAAGCTTGGCTAATATGGACCATTTGTTCCCATATTCAGCATGAGCACTGATCAGAATCCTTTCCTCCTCGTCTGTCCACGCCGCCTTATTTATCTCTGGCTTCAAATGGTTGTACCACCTAAAGAAATCACAGGGCATGTTACGGTTCTCATAAACAAATTAGTAGCTTAACACATCAAGGGCATGAAAAACTGCGACTAGATAACACCTTTCCCGGCATTGCTTCCCCATCCGGCCTGGAAGCTGTTCTGCAATTTCAGACCATTTATGATCACCGGAATTCTCAACCAACTCAATGAGAATGCCATCTTCCTGCAGAAGTCAAACAAGAAGAGAATGTTAcactttttgaagaaaaaaagataGGTACTTTCATTAGGGGAATTTGTTTGCATAGAATATAGCTAGGTATGGTATGACCTCCTTACTCCATGGCCCTTTAACCAGGTCCGGATTTAGAACTTTCTGCCAACGATGCAAGCACTGAACATCCGTTCGACCAGGGAGGCATCCAGCTGCAAAACAATTTCTCAAACTCATTGAGCCAATAATGTAAGAAAGCAGCATCAGTTTTATCTTTTTTGCATTCAACTCAAAGATCAACTAAAatggatatttttttttctctgttACTGCATACTCCTTAGATTTTTGAAACAAATATGAGAAAACCATCGAAACATCAGAGTATAAATTCTGTGTGTTTAAGCATGAAAAAAGGGTAAAATAAACAAGAAAAACTTGCCTATTTTCTTCCACGACTTCCCTTCATATTTTTTAACAGCATCTCGCAAAATGTTATCCTATTGTACAAAAAACAACAAGACATTATACTTGAGAATCAACATGGTTCCATACAACAGATATATGAATAACAAAATCAGCTACGAACAACGTAAGAACACATCAAACATAAGTCCTACAATGAAGAAATAACAAACTAAGGAGTAGTGCTAATCACCTCTCCCTCTGTCCAGTTTGCCTTGGATGATCTTCTTGTTGGACCAGACAATTTTCTTGAGTTGCTGTCATATTACATTTAAATCAATGAACATCATCAACAGGTTATAACCACTCACTCATACAATATAGCTGTAGATTTTATAACTGGCAAAATCACCAACAATCAACATAAAAGCTTGATATAATTTGCAAAATTCACTTTGCAAATTGTTGTCACATATTCAAAAGGACTTCAAATTGTAGAAAAAGAACACAAACCCATGGACATCATCATCAACAGCAGCAGCACTGTTATTTCTGCCATCCTCTTTTTCTGCTTCAATTTTACTACATTTAACTTCTTCCATTTTCGGCCCACAGTTAATCAAACTTTTTAGCAGAATCCcagaaaaacaaaacacaagATTTGATCACTCGGATCAAATTCTCATAAAAGATTCGAACTTTTACTGCCTAACGGTCAGTaacctatatatataagcaATATGTACAAGAAATCTTGGAAGGGATTGTagaaaaaaacataattaaggTAACATTAGCATATACAAGTTTTGTAATTTAAGGAAGGGCTCAACGGCTAGAAAAAAGGGGTTGATAACAAAGAGAGACTCCACGGAAGGAAACAAGATATACCGGGGCAGGAGGAAATCTCTTTTTCTCTATGCAGGAATATTAGTTACAACTCAACAGTTTGAAATCAAAAAAGTTTTCTTGTATATAATGGAAAGTACGAAGATTCTGGGAAGTGAGAGAGTGACTGTCACTGGCGAAGGCgcctagagagagaaaaaggcgGTGAAAATTTCGCGGGAGacattgaagagagagagagttagtgCATGTGGAAGTAGATGAGTGGATTACCAAGATTCTGTAGAAACAGTGATAGCATCGGATATTACTCCATTTATAATTTGATAACAGTGATTATTGGTCTGAACGTAGTTTGGATTTCATTATAAatgtatagaaaaaaataaaaaatattatataaattttaatattataaataaaaataaaaataatattattaacggatcaaaataaataaagtagaaACAATATAATAAACAGAAGGTATGTTTTTTTAGAGTCTGATTTAAAAACATTCACTAAATGGTGAGGAGATTAaggctgtaaacaaaccaagctgCTCgtgaactattcggagctcggctcgaaaaaagctcgttcaagttcgtttagagattctcgataaataaacaaaccgaACTTGAGCTTAgaagtattcggctcgttagctcgtgaacatgttcgtcaagtgattcagcttgaaaaatataaattattagtagatacaacttatatttatccactaaaattaataataattttattaaatctttaaataattttgtttgttataaaaaaataattaatatatttattattttgaataaaacaatttatttttaaaataaaataatcaatattttgaatataaatataaatttagaaagttcgtataggctcgattaggctcgtgagcctcaaagtattcggtaagtaaagttcgggattcgattcgatactaaacaaaccaaacttaaacacaccactattcggttcggctcggttcgattacacccctagagGAGATACTTTTAAATGATCCCTACTTCTATAAGGGGCTCTTGGTAAATCGGACTCAGCCATTGGTAAAGGTTTTTCAATcagattttataaaatttatttttatttttttatattaaatgtattttaaaattaaaataaatattaaatttaaaattaaaattatattaaatttaattttaagattGCAATAATATAAAActatacaataattaaaaatgaattcaaattataataattaaaaaaatagaaattggaAATTAGTTGAATTAAAAATTttacagaagaaaaaaaaaccctaaGAACCCATCTATTGATGCACAAGAAACACTAACTAAGGGTCAAGTTTCGTTAAAACCTTCCCAGTGAAAAAACATCAATGAAGAAAACAGAGTACATGTCTATTACAACAGAAGGAAATAGAAAACcaaaaaaacccaaaaaaacAATGAGCAAAAACAGCCCAGAAGAAAGAGAAACTCAACTGCATCCCAATCGAGTGAGAGAAGGCAAAACTAATCTCGTAAGAACCCCCAACGTGAATCAAATAAATCATCGGGGGACAAAGAACCAACGGGACCAGACCATCATAACCCAGCTTCCAACGcactgaaaaactaaaaaaaactcCAAGATCACCCTAAAACCCGAGCATTCAAAGCGAGAGATCATCCCTGCAACCAACGACCGACAACCAAAGTAAAGTCGACCACGACGAAGAAACAACACACCAGGCCGTGAAGTCTTAATGCGATCCAAGGCTTGAAACAAGGACCACCATAGAGAAACGTATCTCAGGAAAAGAAGAGCAAACACATGTTGACAACCAAATACAACGAGCTCAGCTGCATCCTAACCGCTCGAGAGAAGGCAAAGCTTTCTTCGTAAGATACCCAACGCAAACAAAAGCCAGCTAGGTTCAGATAACTCGCGGAGCCAGACCATCGGAACATTACTTCCAACGCACCGGAAAGTTGAGAAAAGCTCTCTTCACCTCTCTTTCtccattttcatattttttttttcagtttttagctATAGAATGTATTGTTTTCGTAGATTTTAGGTTGTAGATTCCAGCTGTTCATTCTGAATTATTTTAaggttttatcaattttatttattccaATTGTCTTTCTTTTAATTCtgtcttttatatatttacttatgtctggctagtttcttttCTGATTCTAGGTTTGTATGTAGTTTATTCAATTTGtgtatttgatttattgatattattttttccttcaatatttgatttatgattCCTGGTTCCtgattcttgtgaattacctaatcaataatttgcatgtctagctatttagtttgagtttgagacttgaatgtgataattgttcatcgattcaggaatgcatgatatagttttACCTTaagacttgaatgtgataggtGAATTATAGGAAGGTATTCTTTATGTGCctttgggagttaatttattctttttagATTTGAATGTGATAgggaatttttaaaaatcaactTTCATAATTGTTCGTTAGAGACGATGATGAATATGATTGTGATCTTTCAGCAGGGCTggattaaatttataattgaatcaagggaaaagtatcaaataagcccatCTCATAGTGGCCCTTATCACAATTGGATCCCTATAGTtgaagttgggccaactaaaccctcaaCGTGCCTAATTTTTAACAATCGGGCCCTTCACCCTAACAActgtttaacaccgttaagaatttttttatttcttttttatttcacTAAAGTCGCCGGAAACTCGTCGGAAAATACACCTCTCATTTTCTCTTCCGCTTTTCCAAATTTTGGCGGTATCAACcactcattttctcttcttCCTAAGTTCTCCAGTGACGAACTTCCTGACACGTGGCACGAGGGCCTCGCAGCACATGGCAATGCGGCGAGGATCGTAAAAGTGAGACAACCACGACAAGTAATCAGACCAATTGAAGGCGCCGAGAAGCTCGAACCCTTCTCTCACCATTTTCTGAATCTCATCCATCTCGTAGTCGTAGCGGCGGCCGAAGACGCTACCGGTGATATTGTTCAAGGCGGCGGCCTGCAGATGCTATTTGATAGAGAAGGAGCCGTTGGCACACTATTTATCTGAGATGCTCCGTATCATGGCGGCGCAGTCTCTCCAGCAATCGGGCTTGTGGGCGGCGATGCGGCGGTGGGAGAAGAGGTGCGACGCGGCGGAGCTGGCGCTAGTAGGCGCCGTTCGGGGCTAAGCCGATGGTGCGGGCGAACATGAGGCTGCGGGCGGACTGCTTGATGGGGCGGTCGGCGAAGTGAGGGGAGGTGAGGATTTCCTTGGCGGTGTGGGGATTTGACGCCACCATAGCCGGAGTTTGGTCGAGGGAGAAGGCCATGAGACCGGTGGCGTTGAGGGCAGAGGCGGTGGAGGCGAGGGAGAGGTGCGCTAAGCTGCGGCTGAGGGTGAGGAGGCTGCCGAAGCAGGGGAGGCCGTGTGGGCCAGGGATGGCAACAGTGCCGGCGCGGTTGCGAGCGTTTTTCCAGGATGAGGTATCCGTTGAGGAAGGTTTGGGAGCCCATAAATGCTgacgaaattaaaaaaataataaaaaatcttaacggtgttaaacagCCGTTAGGGCGGAGGGCCCGATTGTTAAAAATTAGgcactttgagggtttagttggcccaacttcaactatagggatctaaacgtgataagggccactataataggggcttatttgatacttttcccttgaatcaataggttaaatacATAGGTTTAATTTACGTAAATACATTCCCTAGGAATCTAGGATCAGtttctttattatttaatttcattctttggatttatttattttatctttagtctagttttatttttcatcatcttTCATTATCTTGCCTGAATATTGATTTAGTATTTATTAGGATTACAGATTGTGTTTTCGCTTGTCAATtcctgaggatacgatactctgcttgttGTTTGATGCTACAATTATACTgagttagttgcagtttttgttgctattaaaatagtgatcaaatatgttatataaaaattttatgatattattatataatttgcTTATAGCATATCATTCATGTGCAAATATTATTGTGCAGGTCAAGGCCAAAAATATTAACATAGATTGTGTAGAAATGAAACATGGCAAAATTAAGATGTGTGACACAATATTAGCTGATGCAGGGTATGTTTTTCAATTATTCGTTTAATaatgatttatattattttattttatttttagttatgttgttaattatatatgtaattatggCCCACAGGTAACTTGCATATTGTGAGAATCATATGCTGATGAAGTCAAAATGTTTTTGGAAAACATGCCAAGTGAAGATAAAGAGCCAATAATGATAGCTTTACAATTTGCTATGCTATCGACATTCATATGTTCATATTTCATTAATCAGTTACAATATTCATTATTAATATTCAACTAAGTTAACTTTACAAAGCTTTGCtcacaatttaaattttatttcaagtgTAGCCAAAGTTTCCACAATGAAGCATGCAACCGGATTTTTTATTAGCCCTAGATGATCAACCATAATTAATGGTGAAATGGAGATAATGCTTAAAAGGTTTTTCTACTCCTTATTTTCTCATATGTAGACTTATTTCAggattttttttactttaatctcaccatttcttagtcacatttattatattttaattaattttcgtGACATGTCGTTACCAAACAAAACTGTCATATCTAATTTAGAAAATCTACTGATATTAGAAGAGATGTCTTACAACATAAAAGAAATGACAGATGAGCACGCTAAGCTATATCCCTTTTTGATAGATGAGCAAAGGACGATTTAGTCATGAAAAAATAATGACAATGGTTGATAATGACGAGGGAGGGGCATATAGTACTCCTGTTACCCTCGAGTGGTATAGCTTCGCTACTGCTACCTAGGGATAGGACTGCACATTCTAGATTCGGTATACCAATGGACTGCCACGAAAACTTCACATGCAGCAAGATCAACTAAGATAACGATTTAATTGGACTCCTCGAGACGACAAAGCTTATTATTTGGGATGAGGAACCAATAAGGCACAAATACTGCTTTGAAGCACTCGATAAAAGCCTTAGGGATGTTATGAGATCTTCGGATAGGGCTAAAAAATATTTTGGAAGTTTGGTCGTTGTTTTAGTATCCCAATTAACGGAATGTTATTTTAGTATTAAGTAGGGATCAagtgttattattttttttacctatgaattttaaaattaaaaaagtgcAATTTCCAAGAAAATAGCATAATGAAACCGATAGGGTTaactacaaaaaataattttttgtagaattaataatattgtATTTAATCTTATATAATGATGAGGCTGGGTCTTTGCCTCTGGAAAGACCCAAGAGCCCGAAGACCTCATTAAAGTGTCCATGGTTGAATATCTTCAAAGCTGGACAAGAAGAATTACCACCCCGACTCTATGAGACAAGATCTCTTTTGAAATCAGAATATTGAGGACTATCCCTATACTTTAAAGTGGGATAATGGTTTAGCTCGTCAGAGCAGACCTGGGAGTTGTCTATCTCGTGTCCTCATCAGAGCTGAATCAAACAAGCAGAGTAGGGAGGTACGAGTAAAAAATAGCTTTATACGGAAAAAAGAGAGGTGCACCTGCACACCTGCACACACTCGAGGTAACAGAAAGGCAGTCATTGTCTCTCCTTTTTATAGGGACCGCTCTCCTAACTAACTATCTATCGGCTGACGTGGAAGATGCCCTAAAGTAGAAATGGCGATTTTGCCCTCGCGTATAAGGAAGAGGGGAAGTAAAGTGATAGAAATACCCCCTCCCCCCACATTAAGAGCAAAAATTACTAAATTACCCATTAGGTCACACAATCTATAAATAGCGTGAATGCTGAAATTGTAAGGGATCGATCTTTGAATTCATACGAAATTTCGCATAGAAAACCACTAAGAGAATGTTCCAATCACATTCAAAATATTTGACCGTTGAGAAGGGAAAAGGGCACGAAAAGGAAGAAATGAAAAAAGCAATATCtacgaagaagaagaaaaacctCTAGATCGTAAACATCTGAGTACAATCTGTTGGgaactttatggaatatcctaatccttgttttgatgatacatccataggtcttaattgtaatagactagaactgtttgaactcaagtgttagagttcgtttctagtttagcttgcggttctgaagactgaagactgaagaacgaaggactgaagactgaagactgaagataccaactaaagtatcagttcgaaactgattacttaatgcgtgccgcgtggactcagcgaactgatactaaagtcaagtatcagttaaacattcttcctctgactgaacttccaacgttcaaaggaagccacgtactccaaaagtacagtcgcattaaatgcagagatctcaggatcatccctctctgcagaggtcattcctatttggtggctactttatcagagacgtcacatctcctgctcttcaacatagccgttcccaccaaacaaggaacctcg is a window encoding:
- the LOC130996594 gene encoding transcription factor MYB3R-1-like isoform X1, which gives rise to MEEVKCSKIEAEKEDGRNNSAAAVDDDVHGNSRKLSGPTRRSSKANWTEGEDNILRDAVKKYEGKSWKKIAGCLPGRTDVQCLHRWQKVLNPDLVKGPWSKEEDGILIELVENSGDHKWSEIAEQLPGRMGKQCRERWYNHLKPEINKAAWTDEEERILISAHAEYGNKWSILAKLLPGRTENSVKNHWNCSLKKRLCSYPACGSIANHPRLSVPPLQANSKRVARDSTEANQTLSTTNLDSGSNIELCSMDFFLGNLSNLSSASGEARNSLPSTSSKTMIMDDMSKALNHGTRKTRTQGFASLGEDDPCHQASLVCNNRDLIRPRRDNDDNLERSSELSYTGLCYLPIQWADLDIFLSTGRFPSTESYICEQSRSRQDVKEPPCDAYSRARAILRIAATSYRNVPSIIRKRAIQMLHGSVSALDNDVAVRGNQVSKVIDDDDDQVHTCTFLLQSLRSLQPLNLWGFERESGDA
- the LOC130996594 gene encoding transcription factor MYB3R-1-like isoform X2 is translated as MEEVKCSKIEAEKEDGRNNSAAAVDDDVHGNSRKLSGPTRRSSKANWTEGEDNILRDAVKKYEGKSWKKIAGCLPGRTDVQCLHRWQKVLNPDLVKGPWSKEEDGILIELVENSGDHKWSEIAEQLPGRMGKQCRERWYNHLKPEINKAAWTDEEERILISAHAEYGNKWSILAKLLPGRTENSVKNHWNCSLKKRLCSYPACGSIANHPRLSVPPLQANSKRVARDSTEANQTLSTTNLDSGSNIELCSMDFFLGNLSNLSSASGEARNSLPSTSSKTMIMDDMSKALNHGTRKTRTQGFASLGEDDPCHQASLVCNNRDLIRPRRDNDDNLERSSELSYTGLCYLPIQWADLDIFLSTGRFPSTESYICEQSRSRQDVKEPPCDAYSRARAILRIAATSYRNVPSIIRKRAIQMLHGSVSALDNDVAVRAVESVGI